From the Geminocystis sp. M7585_C2015_104 genome, one window contains:
- a CDS encoding DUF3488 domain-containing protein, whose protein sequence is MGIKERLAKWEEIIEKLESPSREKTEESILLRILVQMMVIVGIIATDIASANPHPFSFWAIPLSIMGAVVSWKRRREKNIAIKFALAFAMILTLLAFMGKLFENLHDTRLVLAEFLIQLQVLHSFDLPRRKDLGYSMVIGLILTGVAATLSQTLAFAPWLFLLLLLGIPTLILDYRSRMGLPPWEKTITAMGEGERKKSGDYWQNTPLSPRRIIASCLAIVTLGLFIFAIMPRYPSYQIQSFPVSAPEGFENLRFQEGANRSIVNPGYNPDGTPRGEITGTTSGGVGGNVGGEKQQGEWELGYYGFNSKINQNLKAFITERKLVLRVRSQAPGFWRVLAFDHYTGQGWEISRENQTIDINRYPWSYQFNLSLPAFEGETKKIIQTYTVVRDLPNIIPSLSYPQFLYFPAAQVAVDTEGSLRSPGGLLEGLTYTVVSQVPYRSQKLLQKAGTDYPDNISKYYLSIDPQLKQRLRVKARELLDKAGRELPSNYDKALYLAQAMKQNYQVRTDFYLKEGEDLVTAFLKQGGGLPDHFATVYTMMLRALDIPARFVVGFDTGQFNPFTGYYLVHNTDAHALTEVYFPRYGWFQFNPLPGYEIIPQSFEDDNPFGVLGIFWKWIAGWLPSPVTSFITIVFQRITDAIVGVLKSSLVVGLWQFVTGSLIGILVGVLGLIALAFLGWLAIDIMRRIWHYRHLSRLQPPERLYREMLEFLGEKGYPKNPAQTPREYSESLREFLTPQQQEIVSLICDSYVKWRYGGITPNVDYLYSQYQLLKRSLSRLLPSSSVSSK, encoded by the coding sequence GATTCTACTGAGAATATTAGTCCAGATGATGGTAATAGTGGGGATTATTGCCACTGATATAGCTTCAGCTAACCCCCACCCTTTTAGTTTTTGGGCAATACCCCTAAGTATAATGGGCGCGGTGGTAAGTTGGAAGCGACGGAGGGAGAAGAATATTGCCATAAAATTTGCCCTAGCCTTTGCCATGATATTGACGCTGCTGGCATTTATGGGCAAATTGTTTGAAAATCTCCATGATACTCGTTTGGTGTTGGCAGAATTCTTGATACAGCTACAGGTTTTGCACAGCTTTGACTTACCCCGTCGTAAGGATTTAGGCTATTCCATGGTTATTGGTTTAATTTTAACGGGGGTGGCGGCGACCCTATCGCAGACATTAGCCTTTGCGCCTTGGTTGTTTTTATTACTGTTGTTGGGTATTCCTACTCTTATTTTGGATTATCGCTCAAGGATGGGGTTGCCTCCATGGGAGAAAACTATTACCGCCATGGGGGAGGGGGAAAGGAAAAAATCAGGGGATTATTGGCAAAACACTCCCCTTTCCCCCAGACGCATAATAGCCTCTTGCCTGGCAATTGTCACCCTAGGATTATTTATTTTTGCTATAATGCCCCGCTATCCCAGCTATCAAATCCAGAGTTTTCCCGTAAGTGCGCCAGAGGGGTTTGAAAATCTAAGATTCCAGGAGGGTGCTAACAGGAGCATTGTCAATCCGGGGTATAATCCTGATGGTACACCAAGAGGGGAGATAACGGGAACTACTAGTGGTGGAGTTGGTGGTAACGTCGGCGGGGAGAAACAACAAGGGGAGTGGGAATTAGGATATTACGGGTTTAACAGTAAGATTAACCAGAATCTAAAGGCCTTTATAACTGAAAGGAAACTAGTATTAAGGGTACGTTCTCAAGCTCCAGGATTTTGGAGGGTACTAGCCTTTGACCATTATACAGGACAGGGGTGGGAAATATCTAGGGAGAATCAGACCATTGACATTAACCGTTATCCTTGGAGTTATCAGTTTAATCTTTCATTACCGGCCTTTGAGGGGGAAACGAAAAAAATTATCCAAACCTATACTGTGGTAAGAGACTTGCCCAATATTATCCCCAGTCTATCTTATCCACAATTTTTGTATTTTCCTGCGGCACAAGTGGCAGTGGATACAGAAGGCAGTCTTCGCTCACCGGGAGGATTATTAGAGGGGTTAACCTACACAGTGGTGTCCCAGGTGCCTTATCGTAGTCAGAAATTGTTACAAAAAGCAGGGACAGACTACCCCGATAATATCAGTAAGTACTATCTTAGCATTGATCCCCAATTAAAGCAAAGGTTAAGGGTAAAAGCCAGGGAATTATTAGATAAAGCCGGCAGGGAACTCCCCAGCAATTATGATAAAGCCTTATATCTGGCACAGGCCATGAAACAAAATTACCAGGTGAGGACAGATTTTTATTTGAAGGAGGGGGAGGATTTAGTAACTGCCTTTTTGAAACAGGGAGGCGGACTGCCGGATCATTTTGCCACGGTGTACACTATGATGTTAAGGGCATTAGATATCCCTGCCCGTTTTGTGGTTGGTTTTGACACGGGACAGTTTAATCCTTTTACGGGGTATTATCTAGTCCATAATACCGATGCCCATGCCCTAACGGAAGTCTATTTCCCCAGATATGGTTGGTTTCAATTTAATCCCCTACCGGGGTATGAGATAATTCCCCAGTCGTTTGAGGATGATAATCCCTTTGGAGTTTTAGGAATCTTCTGGAAGTGGATAGCGGGGTGGCTGCCTTCGCCAGTGACTTCCTTTATAACTATAGTGTTTCAAAGAATAACAGATGCCATTGTCGGGGTATTAAAGTCTAGTCTGGTGGTAGGCTTATGGCAGTTTGTAACCGGGAGTCTGATAGGGATTTTGGTGGGGGTTTTAGGGTTAATTGCATTGGCTTTTCTGGGGTGGCTTGCTATTGACATTATGAGGAGGATATGGCATTACCGTCACCTATCACGACTACAACCCCCAGAAAGACTTTACCGGGAGATGTTAGAATTTTTAGGGGAAAAGGGTTACCCCAAAAATCCTGCTCAAACCCCAAGAGAGTATAGTGAGAGTTTAAGAGAATTTCTCACTCCCCAACAGCAAGAGATTGTTTCCTTGATTTGTGACAGTTATGTTAAGTGGCGTTATGGTGGGATTACTCCCAATGTGGATTATCTGTATTCTCAGTATCAATTGTTAAAACGCAGTCTTTCCCGTTTGCTACCTTCTTCTTCTGTTAGTAGCAAATAA